A single window of Neisseria chenwenguii DNA harbors:
- a CDS encoding AEC family transporter, whose amino-acid sequence MTAIFNIIAPVFLMIVVGYAAMRRSLLMAGQLEGIGKFVLRIGMPMLVFNALATKPFAQTFKPEYFFAYSGASVLSFVAGWQNSRLRGLHPTLAALNGLGFGMSNSGFVGYPLLLMALGSSAGGYYAMNVMTENLLICLPLFILLDLSQGQHRSWGQVLRQAGKTLLTNPIIQAMPVGLVFSFGLLPLPVFAERISGMLASSSMTLALFMIGASLCGISLRDCKPADMLLVAAGKLMLFPLLMFVLMNALGADKETLFAGMLFAAAPIPSLYPLFGSMHGFAKETSGTMLLVTLLSLIPISLVLYVWQPV is encoded by the coding sequence ATGACTGCCATTTTCAACATCATCGCCCCCGTTTTCCTGATGATTGTCGTCGGCTATGCCGCCATGCGCAGAAGTCTGCTGATGGCCGGGCAGCTCGAGGGCATCGGGAAATTCGTTTTGCGCATCGGAATGCCCATGCTGGTGTTTAACGCGCTGGCGACCAAGCCGTTTGCGCAGACGTTCAAGCCGGAATATTTTTTCGCCTATTCCGGCGCGTCGGTTTTGTCGTTTGTCGCCGGCTGGCAGAACAGCCGCCTGCGCGGCCTTCATCCGACGCTTGCGGCGCTAAACGGGCTGGGATTCGGGATGTCGAACTCGGGTTTCGTCGGCTATCCGCTGCTTTTGATGGCGCTCGGTTCGTCGGCGGGCGGGTATTACGCGATGAACGTGATGACGGAAAACCTGCTCATCTGCCTGCCGCTGTTTATCCTGCTGGATTTGAGCCAGGGGCAGCATCGGAGCTGGGGGCAGGTGTTGCGGCAGGCGGGCAAAACGTTGCTGACCAACCCGATTATCCAGGCGATGCCCGTCGGGCTGGTGTTTTCCTTCGGTCTGCTGCCGCTGCCCGTATTCGCCGAACGGATTTCGGGTATGCTCGCTTCGTCGTCGATGACGCTGGCGCTGTTTATGATCGGCGCAAGCCTCTGCGGCATCAGCCTGCGCGACTGCAAACCAGCGGATATGCTGCTGGTGGCGGCTGGCAAGTTGATGCTGTTTCCGCTGTTGATGTTTGTATTGATGAACGCTTTGGGTGCGGACAAGGAAACGCTGTTTGCAGGGATGCTGTTTGCCGCCGCACCGATTCCGAGCCTGTATCCGCTGTTCGGCAGTATGCACGGCTTCGCCAAGGAAACGTCGGGCACGATGCTGCTGGTGACGCTGTTGTCGCTGATTCCGATTTCGCTGGTATTGTATGTATGGCAGCCTGTGTAA
- a CDS encoding glutaredoxin family protein — protein sequence MKLTLMSREYCSLCHKMREQLHPFQAEFGFEVDVVDVDADADLEAKYNELVPVLLDGDTEICHWFLDEEKLRAYLRGKK from the coding sequence ATGAAACTGACGCTGATGTCCCGCGAATATTGCAGCCTCTGCCACAAAATGCGCGAGCAGTTGCACCCGTTTCAGGCCGAGTTCGGCTTTGAGGTGGACGTGGTCGATGTGGATGCCGATGCGGATTTGGAAGCGAAATACAATGAGCTGGTACCCGTGTTGCTCGACGGGGACACAGAAATCTGCCACTGGTTTTTGGATGAGGAAAAACTGCGGGCGTATTTGCGGGGTAAGAAGTAA
- a CDS encoding zf-HC2 domain-containing protein yields MKPIKCKDAAKLLQHARDRRLDFSERVQLKLHLAVCIHCRRYQKQLDILDSAMARYRESLEMPSEKFSKQDE; encoded by the coding sequence GTGAAACCCATCAAATGCAAAGACGCGGCCAAACTGCTCCAACACGCCCGCGACCGCCGTCTGGATTTCAGCGAACGCGTCCAACTCAAGCTCCATCTAGCCGTCTGCATCCACTGCCGCCGCTATCAAAAGCAACTCGATATTTTAGACAGCGCCATGGCGCGCTATCGGGAAAGTTTGGAAATGCCGTCTGAAAAGTTTTCGAAACAGGATGAATAA
- a CDS encoding sigma-70 family RNA polymerase sigma factor: protein MQRFAFLQLRNEEWAEDAVQETLAAAYSKNQQFQGESQWQTWVWAILKNKVLDILRRRQTEMKWFASSDDEQFLDAVHDDNFDESGHWKNQPQQWQMPHEAAEQNDFMRILDFCLRHLPENTARVFMLREISGLDVSEICAQTGISSDNCYTILSRARNGLRRCLQSNWFDDDRGKQEDKT, encoded by the coding sequence ATGCAGCGTTTCGCCTTTTTGCAACTACGCAACGAAGAATGGGCGGAAGACGCCGTTCAAGAAACACTCGCCGCCGCATACAGCAAAAACCAACAGTTTCAAGGCGAATCGCAATGGCAGACTTGGGTTTGGGCAATTTTAAAAAATAAAGTACTCGACATCCTGCGCCGTCGGCAGACCGAAATGAAATGGTTTGCTTCCAGTGATGACGAACAATTCCTTGATGCTGTTCATGATGATAATTTTGACGAATCGGGACATTGGAAAAATCAGCCGCAGCAGTGGCAGATGCCGCATGAGGCTGCCGAACAAAACGACTTTATGCGCATCTTAGACTTCTGTCTCAGACACCTGCCCGAAAATACCGCCCGCGTCTTCATGCTGCGCGAAATTTCCGGTTTGGACGTCAGCGAAATCTGTGCCCAAACCGGCATCAGCAGCGACAACTGCTACACCATCCTCAGCCGCGCCCGCAACGGCCTGCGCCGCTGTCTGCAAAGCAACTGGTTTGACGACGACCGGGGAAAACAGGAGGACAAAACGTGA